A single window of Cytobacillus luteolus DNA harbors:
- the guaC gene encoding GMP reductase: MENVFDYEDIQLIPAKCVVNSRSECDTTVTLGGRQFKLPVVPANMQTIIDEKIALYLAENNYFYIMHRFEPEKRLGFIKEMHSKGLFASISVGVKEEEYLFIEKLANEQLTPEYITIDIAHGHSNAVINMIQHIKKHLPKSFVIAGNVGTPEAVRELENAGADATKVGIGPGKVCITKIKTGFGTGGWQLAALRWCSRAASKPIIADGGIRTHGDVAKSIRFGATMVMIGSLFAGHEESPGETVERDGKLFKEYFGSASEYQKGEKKNVEGKKMFVEYKGSLQDTLTEMEQDLQSSISYSGGKTLEAIRHVDYVIVKNSIFNGDKVF, translated from the coding sequence ATGGAAAATGTATTTGATTATGAAGATATTCAGTTAATTCCTGCAAAATGTGTCGTTAACAGCCGTTCAGAGTGTGATACAACTGTTACACTTGGAGGTCGTCAATTCAAACTTCCTGTAGTGCCAGCTAATATGCAAACAATCATTGATGAAAAAATTGCCTTATATCTTGCTGAAAATAATTATTTCTATATTATGCACCGTTTTGAGCCTGAAAAAAGATTAGGATTTATAAAAGAAATGCATTCAAAAGGTCTGTTTGCTTCTATTAGTGTTGGTGTAAAAGAAGAAGAATACCTGTTCATTGAGAAGCTTGCAAACGAGCAACTTACACCTGAATATATCACGATTGATATAGCTCATGGTCATTCAAATGCTGTAATTAATATGATTCAACATATTAAAAAACACCTACCTAAGAGCTTTGTGATTGCTGGTAATGTTGGTACTCCCGAAGCAGTTAGAGAACTTGAGAATGCTGGTGCAGATGCGACAAAAGTTGGTATTGGACCTGGTAAAGTATGTATTACCAAAATTAAGACAGGATTTGGGACTGGAGGCTGGCAGTTAGCAGCCCTTCGTTGGTGTTCTAGAGCAGCGAGTAAGCCGATTATCGCTGACGGTGGTATTCGTACACACGGTGATGTAGCAAAATCCATTCGTTTCGGTGCAACAATGGTTATGATAGGTTCTCTCTTTGCTGGTCATGAAGAATCTCCAGGAGAAACTGTTGAGCGAGATGGAAAATTGTTTAAAGAATATTTCGGATCTGCGTCTGAGTATCAAAAAGGTGAAAAAAAGAACGTAGAAGGTAAGAAAATGTTTGTTGAGTATAAAGGTTCATTACAAGATACGTTAACCGAAATGGAACAAGATCTACAATCTTCTATTTCATATTCTGGAGGAAAAACTCTCGAAGCGATCCGCCACGTAGATTATGTCATTGTGAAAAACTCAATTTTTAATGGTGATAAAGTATTCTAA
- a CDS encoding DEAD/DEAH box helicase, with protein MDIKVTSKMIKEMCGTVSFKRGDSFYQANKVTINEYSPDICKATVNVVEDFQVTIKKNNGIGTIQTTCSCPTLANFQKDCQHVAAVLLAIQDKQRKENDSLFITGNQPGLDDLTEGFMTLFNDKPNQSSRHQLHFENRQILDVLFCCKPVSIGNDHYLIGIEIAIEQTRIKNIRGFLNDVKQGRVSRLSPTFTYDPSFHCFVNQSDAVLHHLIRVIHDEQAFLNALPNLFNYSQSNHTLLIPPSSWVGLASLLTDNTVVRIKHQSHLYEQFKVVNTPPPLTFLVDKFEDGQYKLTIKGFNRMLVLPFYHSVLCDGNVFQLQEQDCERLFELKQMLESPGAEHILILHNQMEFFLKKIVPSLKRIGEFQLARSVSQEFMKTPLVAKLYLDRLKNRLLVGLEFHYDNVIIHPSENRDIPTGPAIIRDLEREEEILEILKESELSQTDGGYYMQNEALEYEFLYHVIPKLQKLVQIYATTAVRNRIVKKDAHPIIRIRIKKERTNWLEFKFELNGIADIQIRELLAALEEKRKYFRLKNGSLMSLETKEMEEIQRFLKAVPIQKEDFEATLDMPILQSIQLFDQFDKNNLFKVEETFQRFLDVVRNPGKIDIEVPKKLDPILRDYQKIGYKWMKTLSSYGFGGILADDMGLGKTLQSITFISSELEKLRESGKQVLIVCPSSLTYNWLQEIMKFSPDIQAIVIDGNKESREELQKDSKGLDVIITSYPLLRRDIKWYESQVFHTVFFDEAQTFKNPTTQTSRAVKRIEAEHRFGLTGTPIENSSEELWSIYHVVFPQLFQGLKAYSNLNRKTISRRVRPFLLRRVKEDVLDELPEKIESLESSELLPDQKKLYAAYLAKLREDTLKHLNKDTIRKNKIRILAGITRLRQICCHPALFVDGYKGSSAKYEQLLKILEESRLSGRRVLIFSQFTKMLQIIGRELTNRGQTFFYLDGQTPSGERVELCNRFNNGERDLFLISLKAGGTGLNLTGADTVILYDLWWNPAVEEQASDRAHRIGQKNVVQVIKLVARGTIEEKMNELQEKKKDLIADIIDSDDKTNSALTEEDIREILMT; from the coding sequence ATGGATATAAAAGTGACTTCCAAGATGATAAAAGAAATGTGCGGTACCGTCTCCTTCAAAAGAGGAGACTCTTTTTATCAAGCCAATAAAGTTACAATTAATGAATATAGCCCTGATATTTGTAAAGCAACCGTAAATGTAGTAGAAGACTTCCAAGTCACCATAAAAAAAAATAATGGTATAGGGACAATCCAAACTACATGTAGTTGCCCGACGCTTGCAAACTTCCAAAAGGATTGTCAGCACGTGGCAGCTGTCTTACTTGCAATACAGGATAAACAACGAAAAGAAAATGATTCTCTTTTTATCACAGGCAACCAACCGGGTTTAGATGATTTAACAGAAGGTTTTATGACACTTTTTAATGATAAGCCCAATCAGTCAAGTCGTCATCAACTTCATTTTGAAAATCGGCAAATACTCGATGTCTTATTCTGTTGTAAGCCGGTTTCAATCGGTAACGATCACTATTTAATAGGAATTGAAATCGCTATAGAACAGACGAGGATAAAAAATATAAGAGGATTTCTAAATGATGTGAAACAAGGGAGGGTAAGTAGGTTATCTCCTACATTTACATATGATCCTAGTTTTCACTGCTTTGTAAATCAATCTGATGCCGTGCTTCATCACCTTATTCGAGTTATCCATGATGAGCAAGCTTTTCTAAATGCCTTGCCAAACCTTTTTAATTACAGCCAAAGCAACCATACCTTACTCATCCCACCATCATCATGGGTAGGACTGGCCTCATTACTAACAGATAACACGGTAGTTAGGATCAAACATCAGAGTCATCTGTACGAACAATTTAAAGTCGTAAATACACCACCACCGTTGACATTTTTGGTAGACAAATTCGAGGATGGACAATACAAGCTAACGATTAAAGGTTTTAACAGAATGTTAGTTTTGCCTTTTTACCATTCCGTCCTATGTGACGGCAATGTTTTTCAACTTCAAGAGCAGGATTGTGAACGGTTGTTTGAACTTAAGCAAATGCTTGAATCACCTGGTGCAGAACATATCCTTATTCTACATAATCAAATGGAATTTTTTCTTAAAAAAATTGTGCCCAGTCTGAAGAGAATAGGTGAGTTTCAACTCGCAAGAAGTGTTTCACAAGAATTTATGAAAACTCCACTTGTTGCAAAGCTTTATCTAGATCGCTTGAAAAATCGTTTACTGGTCGGTTTGGAATTCCACTATGACAATGTTATTATTCATCCTTCTGAAAATCGTGATATTCCAACAGGACCTGCGATTATTAGGGATCTTGAAAGAGAAGAGGAAATACTAGAAATTTTGAAGGAAAGTGAACTTTCACAAACAGATGGCGGCTATTACATGCAGAATGAAGCTCTTGAGTATGAGTTTTTGTATCATGTGATCCCTAAATTGCAAAAACTTGTTCAAATCTATGCAACTACCGCTGTTCGAAATCGTATTGTCAAAAAAGATGCCCATCCTATCATTCGAATAAGAATTAAAAAAGAACGGACAAATTGGCTTGAATTTAAATTTGAGTTGAACGGTATTGCTGACATACAAATTCGTGAGCTTTTAGCTGCATTAGAAGAAAAAAGGAAGTACTTTCGACTTAAAAATGGTTCACTCATGTCTCTTGAAACCAAGGAAATGGAAGAGATCCAGCGCTTTTTAAAAGCCGTTCCGATACAGAAAGAAGATTTTGAAGCAACATTAGATATGCCAATCCTTCAAAGTATCCAATTGTTTGACCAATTTGATAAAAATAATCTCTTTAAGGTAGAGGAAACATTCCAACGCTTTCTGGATGTAGTACGAAATCCAGGGAAAATAGATATTGAGGTGCCCAAAAAGTTGGATCCCATCCTAAGAGATTATCAAAAAATTGGGTATAAATGGATGAAGACACTTTCAAGCTACGGTTTTGGGGGGATTTTAGCCGATGATATGGGACTTGGTAAAACATTGCAAAGCATCACTTTTATCTCTTCTGAACTTGAAAAGTTACGAGAGAGTGGTAAACAAGTACTCATTGTTTGTCCATCTTCCTTAACCTATAACTGGTTACAAGAGATTATGAAGTTTTCTCCTGATATTCAAGCAATCGTAATAGACGGAAATAAAGAAAGCCGAGAAGAACTACAGAAAGATAGCAAGGGGCTAGATGTTATAATTACGTCCTATCCGTTACTGCGACGGGATATTAAGTGGTATGAGAGCCAAGTGTTTCATACGGTATTCTTTGATGAGGCACAAACCTTTAAAAATCCAACTACCCAGACATCAAGGGCGGTTAAACGAATCGAAGCAGAACATCGGTTTGGCCTAACAGGTACACCCATTGAAAATTCATCTGAAGAACTATGGTCAATTTATCACGTGGTTTTCCCACAACTTTTTCAGGGGTTAAAGGCATATAGTAATCTTAATAGAAAAACAATTTCACGTAGAGTCCGCCCATTTTTACTTCGCAGGGTAAAAGAAGACGTACTTGATGAGCTACCAGAAAAAATCGAATCACTTGAATCTTCTGAGCTACTGCCAGATCAAAAAAAGCTTTATGCAGCTTATTTAGCAAAGTTACGAGAAGATACGTTAAAGCACCTCAATAAAGATACGATTCGTAAAAACAAAATTCGAATTTTAGCGGGAATAACTCGTTTACGACAAATTTGCTGTCATCCTGCACTTTTTGTAGATGGATATAAGGGGAGCTCAGCAAAATATGAGCAATTATTAAAAATTTTGGAAGAGTCGAGATTGTCAGGTAGAAGAGTGTTGATTTTTTCACAATTCACGAAAATGCTTCAAATTATAGGAAGAGAGTTAACAAATAGAGGTCAGACCTTTTTTTATCTAGATGGGCAAACACCCTCAGGCGAAAGGGTGGAACTTTGCAATCGGTTCAATAATGGTGAGCGTGATCTGTTTCTCATTTCGTTAAAAGCAGGAGGTACCGGCTTAAACTTAACTGGTGCAGACACTGTCATTTTATATGATCTTTGGTGGAATCCAGCAGTTGAAGAACAAGCTTCAGATCGGGCTCATCGCATCGGACAAAAGAATGTTGTACAGGTAATCAAACTGGTCGCACGTGGCACAATTGAAGAAAAAATGAATGAGCTTCAGGAGAAGAAGAAAGATCTCATCGCTGATATCATCGATTCTGATGATAAGACAAATTCAGCATTAACAGAAGAAGATATTCGTGAAATTTTGATGACCTAA
- a CDS encoding YjcZ family sporulation protein, protein MGYGYGGGYGYGGGFALIVVLFILLIIVGATWTY, encoded by the coding sequence ATGGGCTACGGATATGGTGGCGGCTATGGTTACGGCGGTGGATTCGCTCTAATCGTAGTATTGTTCATCTTATTAATAATCGTTGGTGCTACTTGGACTTACTAA